The genomic interval CCGCCCATCGCGAACGAAGCCGCGACGTCCGCGTCCATCACCGTGCGCGGATATTCGAGGTACACGTTCAAAATCGGGCTATAGCGGGCACGCCCGAGCCACGCCGCCCGGTCGATGGCGCCGTCGGGAAGGACCGACCGCACCTGATCGTGCGGGACGGCGAGGATGACGCAACGCGCTGCGAGCGACGAACCGTCCGCCAGCCGCACGCTCGTCACGCCGGCTTCGTCCGCGACCACCCTGACCGCGCGGCCGCGCCGCACCTCGACCCCGCGCGCTTGGAGGGACGCCACGGCTTCCGCGGCGAGATCGCCGAGCGGGCGCGTGAAGAGGCCGAGCCGGCTCGGCTCGGGGCCGCGCAGGAAGCCTATCTGGAACGATTCGACCGCGAGCCCGGCGGAGATGTCGTCCGCGTGGCCGTTCAGGATGGCGGTGCCGACGAGATCCCAGACGAAGCGGATGACTTCGTCCGTCTGGCCGTGGCGCTCGAGAAAGGCGCGGAACGAGTGCGCGTCGAGATCGCCGGGGCGGGCGGCGAGCATGGCGAACGCGGCCTGGGCGATGCGCAGGCGCCCGTCGAGCGAGACGTGCGCGTACCGGAGGAGCGAGGGCACGAGGTGAAGCGGTCCGGGCAGCCTGCGGCTCTCGATGGAACAAAAGCGCCCGTGGGCGTACACCGGGATGGACAGGAGCGGTTGAAAGCGGACACCCGGATGGCGGGTCAATTGGTGCAAGAGGCGCGTGAAGGACGTGCAGCAGCCGAGGAGCACGTGCTGGCCGTTGTCCAACACGTGACCCGACTCCCGGTCGACAAAGGAAAAGGCGCGGCCGCCCACGTGCGGCGCGCGCTCCAAGAGCAGGACGCGTTCCCCCGGCACACCGGCGCAAAGCAGGTGGTGGACCGCGCTCACGCCCGCAAAGCCCGCGCCTACGACGATGATCCGATCGCGCGCTTGTTCCATAGGACCCCCCACACCAGCCTCAATTTCTGCGATCCGCTGAGCGAGATGCGCTCATCAAAGACCCGAAAACCGCGGGCCTCAATCTTGTCCAAGAGGCGCCGGTACATGACGTACAGCATGCTCAGGCAGCGGAGACTGTCGGGTTCCACAAGCGAAAACAGCTCCGCGGCGCGCGCGTAGTACGCCTTCGCGCGCTCGGCCTGCGCCCGCATAAGGGCGAAAAAGGCGGGCGTCATGCGCCGTTCGGCGAGATCGGCCAAGGAGTAGCCGAACCGCTCCATTTCCTCTTCCGGCAGATAGACCCGGTCGCGCGCGAGGTCTTCGGCGAGATCGCGCAGGATGTTGGTGATCTGAAGCGCGCGGCCCATGTCCCGCGCGAGGTCGAGCGCGCGCGGATCGCGAAAGCCGAAGATGTGCACGCACATGAGTCCGACGGTGCCGGCCACATCGTCGCAGTAGGCATCGAGATCGGCCTGCGACTTGAGGCGCACGGGCGCCATGTCGACCCGCATGCCGCGGATGAGATGGGCGAATGGCTCCTGCGGGATGCCGTAGCGCCGCACGGCGTCTCCGAGCGCCAGGACGACGGGATGGGACGACGCAAGGTAGTCGTCGGCGTAGGCGGCCTGGTAGATGCGCTCGGCGGTCGCGAGGTGCGAGGCGGCGTCGGCGCCGGTGTGATCGTCCACGGCGTCGTCGCAGAGCCGGCTCCACGCGTAGATGGCGTACATGGCGCGGCGCTTGGCGGGCGGCAGCATGCGCATGCCGTAGTAAAACGAGCTGCCGGCTTCGCGCGTGCGCCGTGCGCAGTATTCGTAGGCCAAAGCCAAATTCATGCCGACCCTCCTTCGCCTTTCGCGCCGCCGGCGAGCACCGAGAGCGCGATGCGGAGCTTTTGCTTGCCCGAGACCACGGGTCTGCCGGCAAACGGGTTGTAGCCCTGGCGGCGAATGGCCGCGAGAATCGCTTCGCCGCCGAGGCGGTAGAGCTTCAGCTGCCGAGCCAGGCGCGGCGGCACGAGGGATTCGAGCCTGCGGCCCTCGTCAAACAGCGCCTGGGCGCGATCCACCTCGAGCGCGATGCACCGGCGCACGCCGTCCGTCGCTCGCCGGGCGCGAATGTCGTCCAGCGTCGCGCCGAACTGCTCGAGATCCGCGCGCGGGACGTAGATGCGGCCGAGGGCGAGATCGCGGTCGATGTCCTGCATGTGATTGGCCACCTGCAGCGCCGTGCACGTGGCGTCGGACAGGCGCGCGCGCTCGTCGTCCAGGCAGCCGAAGATGCCGAGCACGAGCCGACCGACGGGATCGGCCGAATAGCGGCAGTAGTCGCGAAGGTCCTCCCAGGTGTCGTACGTGTGCTTGCGCTGATCGCGCCGATTGGCCTCGATGAGCCGGAGAAACGGCTCCATGGGCAGGTTACAGGTGGCGATGGTGAACTGAAGGGCGCGGAAGGCGGGCGTGGTGGCCTCGCCCGCGAACGCGCGCCGCAGTTCCTCCTCGTAGGCGTCGAGGGCGGCCATGCGGTCTCCCGCGAATTCGTCGCCGAGATCGTCCACGCCGCGACAAAAAGCATAAACCGAATAAAAGTGCGGACGAAGATGGCGCGGCACGAACAGCGACACCACCGAGAAGTTCTCGTAGTGGCTCCGCGTGAGTCGGCGGCAGACCTCGAAATCGCCCCGGAGTTCGACTGGCACAGATCCCATCGCAACCCTCACCTGCGCTCGATGGCTTGCTTGTAGCGGCCGAGCGCGAGCGTCGGAAACACGTGGCGGTACATGGTGTAGCCGAGGTAGAAATCCCCTGGGAAGCCCGTGCCGGTGTAGTACGGCTCATCCCAGCCGCCGTCCGGGCGCTGCGTCTCCACGAGGTATTGCACGCCGCGGCGCGCGGCCTCGGACTCCGCCCTGCCGCCCGCGATGAGCGCCATCAGCGCCCAGGCCGTCTGCGACGGGGTGCTCGCGCCCTTACCCGCGTACGCCGGATCCTCGTACGAGCGGCAGTCCTCGCCCCAGCCGCCGTCCGGGTTCTGATGCTGCTCGACCCAGTCGAGCGCCTTTTGAATGTACGGCTCGCGCGTGTCGATCCCGACCGCCTTCAGCGCCGACACCACCGCGCCCGTGCCGTAGAGGTAATTGACGCCCCAACGACCGAACCAGCTGCCGTCCGGCTTCTGCTCCCGCTTGAGATATTCCACCGCGCGCCGGATGACCTTCCAGGCGTCATCGTACCCGAAGCTGCCGAAACACTCGAGCACGTGGGCGGTGACGTCCTCTGACGGCGGATCGGTCACTTCGCCGAAGTCGCAGAACGGGATGTGGTTCGGGAGATCGCTCGTGTTGTCGACGTCGTAGGCGCCCCAACCGCCGTTCGAGCTCTGCATGCCGACAATCCAGCGGAATCCCTTCGTCATGGCGTCCCGCCTGCGGCGCTCGTCCGGCAAGCGCAGGGTGTTGAGCGCCCACACCACGACGGCCGTGTCGTCCACGTCCGGGTAGTACACGTTGTCGAACTGGAACGCGAACCCGCCCGGCTTGAGGTTCGGGCGCTTCACCGCCCAGTCGCCCGGAACCGTGATCTGCCGGTCCAACAGCCACTCGCCCGCCTTGACCAAGCGGTCGTGATCGGCCGGAAGCCCCGCAGCGCGCAGCGCGAGCACGGCGAGGCCCGTGTCCCACACCGGCGAGATGGAAGCCTGAAACATCCATCCTCCGTAATCCAGCTCCACGCCGTACAGCTCTAGACCTTCCCAGCCCTTGATGAACGCCGGATGCTGCGTCATGTCGAGAATCTTGAGCGCGATGAGCGCGTAAAACCAAGGCGGCTGAATCCCGCCCCAGCTGCCGTCTCCGGCCTGGCGCTCGAGCAACCAGTCCAAGGCGCGGATCTCGGCCGCGCGGCGGAACGGGTGCACCGACAGCTTCTGATACCCGTGCAGCGCCCGGTCGAGCGCGTCGAAGATCCACCCACCCCCTCCCTTGGCGCCGCGCCGGCGCGGAGGCACGTCGGTCTCGTACAGCTCGGGCACGCGCGCCCGCTCGGGCAGCGGGAACACCGGCTGGCGGCTCATCACAATCGAGAGCGCCACGACGGTCGCCCGAGCCCACGAGCCAAACTCGTAGATGTTGAGCGGCATGCGCTTGCCGAGGAACATGATCTCCGGCGGGACCATGGGCACCTTCTCCCACGGATATTCTCCCACCAGCGCCAGCCACATCCGCGTGAACACGCGCGACGACTCGATCCCGCCCTGGCTCTGAATGAACCGGAGCGCCTTCTGCATCGGCTCCTCGTCGCGCGACATGCCGATATACTTGAGCGCGACGTACGCCTCGATGGTCGTGTCGAGGTCCGGCGGCCCACCCGGGTACAGGGCCCACGTGCCGTCCTCGCGCTGCTCGTGCAACAGGTACCGCCGGATCTTCTCCATGCGATCCCGATCGACGCGATCGAGAATGTGGCACAAGAGGACGTACTCCGCTTCCATCGTGACGTTGCTCAGAAGCGGCCCCCACCAGTAGCCTTCGTCCTTTTGGCAGGAGAGGAGATACTCCACCGCGCGATCCAGCGTCCGCGCGTAGGCCGGCGCTTCCACCAACTGCTCAGCCATCCGACCTCCCCCTTTCATCTTGATGATGTGTCGATCCCGTCACGCCATCTTGGCGCTCCGAAACCATTCGATGGCGCGAAGCAGCGCATCCTCCACCGGCGACTGCGGAAGCCCGAGCTCCCGCACCGCCTTGGACGCGTCGAAGTACATCGGCTCCCTCGCAAGCCGCACGCCGGCCACCGGCGCCCGCGCCGGCCGCTTCATGAGCGGCGCCAGAACCCGCTCGTCGATCACGGCGTACGCCATGGCCGCGAAAAAGGGGATCCTGAGCCGCGGAGGTTTCTGTCCGGCGAGCTCCGCGATGAGCCGGACCAACTCCCCGAAGTGCATGTTCCGGTTGCCGAGAATGTACCGCTCGCCCGCGCGCCCCCGCTCGTACGCGAGCAGGTGGCCGATGGCCACGTCCTCCACCGCCACGAGGTTCAGCCCCGTCTCCACGTACCCGGGCATCCTGCCCAACATCGTGTCGAGCACAATGCGGCCCGTCGGCGTCGGCTTCACGTCGTACGGGCCGACCGGCGTGGACGGATTGACGATGACCACGTCCATGCCCTCGGCGGCCGCCTGCATCACCAGGCGCTCGGCGAGCACCTTGGTCCGCTTGTACGTGCTCACGACGCGGTCGGGATCGTTGAAGCCGTCCGCCTCGGTCGCAGGCTGGCCGTCATGTCTCAGCTTGACCGCCGCGGTGGAACTCGTGTAGACGAGCCGCGGGCCGCCGGCCTCGCGGACCGCCTGAAGCACGCGGCGCGTCCCCTCCACGTTGGCCGCGTACATCAGCGCGTCGTCGTGCGGATCGAGCGAGTAGTGCGCCGCCACGTGAAACACGGCGTCGCAGCCGTCGATCCCGGCGCGCAAACCGTCTCCGGTGGCGAGATCGCCTTGAATCATCTCCACGCCGAGCGCCTTGAGATGTGGGGCGCGGCCGGGATGGCGCACCAACGCGCGCACGCGGTGGCCGTGCTCGACCAGCACCCGGGCGACGTGATAGCCCACAAAGCCGGATCCTCCGGTCACGAACGCCAGCATGGCCATTCCCTCCCGAAAGCGCGAAGCGTGCGGCGCGCCCGAAGTGCGCGCGCAGGCAAACGCAGGGCGCTTCGCCACGTGGACGGCCGCCAGGAGGCGAGGGGTTCGCCGGCCTCGTCCAGCACCACGCGGACGGCGACAAACGGAATGCCCGCCTCGCGGGCCACACGCGCCCACGCGAACGTCTCTTGATCGACCGCCAACGCCTCGAACCGGCGGGCCAGTTCGCGCTTGTCCGTCGGCGTCGAGGCGATGCGCTCGACCGACACGATGCGACCGCCGATTTGCGCCGATCCGCCGTGAGCCTCGGCGAAGCGGCGGGCGAGTTGGCACAGCCGCTCGTCGAGCGCGAGCGACTCGCGCGCGCCCTCCGGCGCCACCGCCTCCGCCGGCAGGACGAGATCGCCAAGGCGAAGCGCAGGTTCAAGCGCGCCGCACACCCCGGCGCCGACGACGAGCGCGGGCCGGTCCGCCCGAATGAGCCGCGCGAGCCCATCCGCCGCGCGCGCAGGCCCCACGCCCGTCGAAGCGACGCGCCACCCGGGGCGGTGCGCCAGATGATGGAACGCCGCGCGCTCAAACCCGAGCGCGGTGACGACGAGCGTCGTCACGAGGCGAAGAACCACCGAACCAGGCGCCAGGTGTCGCGCGGCGTCAGAGCCTTGAGGGCCGCCATCTCGTAGCCGGAGTGCATCATGCAGCTCGCGCACCGGGGATTCTCGCCGTAGCCAAATTCGTCCCAGTTGGTCTTCTCCATCATCTCCTGGAACGTCTCGTAGTGTTCGTCCGTCAGCAGGTAGCAGGGGCCTTTCCAGCCCTTCGGATTGCGGTTCGGCATGGCCCACGGCGTGCAGCGCAGTTCCCGCTTGCCCTGCAGGAAGTCGAAGTAGATGGGCGTGTCGTAGAAGCAGATGCGATCGCCACAGCGCGCCATGATGTCCCGCACGAGCTGGTGCACTTCCTTGCGGTGCAGGAAGATGTCGCTGTGGGACGGATCCACCTCTTCATACGTGAAAGCCGGCGACACGATGCAATTGTCCACGCCCATGTCCATGAGCTCCAGCAACAGTTCGGCCGTATCCTCCGCGCTCGCGCCCTTGTACAGCGTCGTATTGGTGGCGACGCGGAATCCGCGCTCCTTCGCTGCCTTGATGCCCTTCATCACGATGTCGAAGACGCCCTTGCGCTCCACCATCTTGTCGTGGTGCTCGCGCTTGCCGTCGAGGTGGAACACAAAGGTGAAGTTCGGGTGAGGCTTCAGCTTGTCGAGGACCCGGTGCAGCAGGATGCCGTTGGTGCACAGCATCACGAGCTTCCGCCGCTCCAGCATGCCATTGACAATCTCGACAATCTCGGGGTGCACAAGCGGCTCTCCGCCCGCGATGGACACGGCGGGCGCACCGCACTCGTCAATGGCCTTAAAGCAGTCCTCTGCAGTCATGCGCATCTTGAGGACGTCCGGGCTCTGCCTGATCTTCCCGCAACCCGTGCAGGTCAGGTTGCACAGCTCCGTCGGCTCGAGCATGAGGACCATCGGATACCGCTTGATTCCCTTGATGCGGTTTTTCGCCAGGTACTTCACCATGTCGACCGTTGCGGAGAACGACTGTCGCGCCATGCCAATCCCTCCTCCTCAATCCGATTCGACACATGAATACGTAGAAAAAAGGCCATCTAAAGGAAAGGATATCCCTGGTTTGGCGCGATCGCAAATGGCGTCACCGGGGCCTCACGCGCCGAGCGGAGCCCGCCCCCGCGCGTCCATCCACGCCTTCAGCCCCCGCGCCTCGAGCCATTCCCGGAGCCATCCCAGGATGACGACGGGCTTGCCGCGCAAATCGGAGAAATTGCGGCACCCGGTGAGCACCAGCAGGGCTCGGAGCCCGAAGTGAAGGTCCTCAATAAAACGATTTAGCTGCTCTTCCCCGTTCGGCTGCGTCACCAGTTGGACGAGCGGCCCCGCGATGCCGACCGCGCTCGCGCCGAGCGCCATGGCCTTCGCGACGTCGAGCGCCGTGCGGATGCCTCCGGACGCAATGACGTCGGCGCGTCCCCCGACCGCCGCCGCGACTTCGCACAGCGATGCGGCCGTCGGCAGGCCCCACCGATGCCAAAAATCGTCGATCTCGGCGCCTCGCCGCCAGGCTTCGACCGTGATGAAATTCGTCCCGCCGAGGCCGCCCACGTCGATGGCGCGCACGCCGGCGTCCGCAAACCGGATGGCATCTTCGGCCGAAATCCCTTGCCCGACCTCCTTGGCCACCACCGGGACGCCCACGCCGCGCGCGACTTCCGCAAGCGCCTCGAGCGCGCCGCGAAAGTCGCGATCCCCTTCCGCCATGAACAGCTCCTGCGCGGCGTTGAAGTGGACCTGAAGCAGATCCGCCCGCACCAACTCGACGGCCTGCCGCGCGCGCTCCAGGCGCGTGCCCATGCCCACGTTGGCAATGACCACGCCGTCCTGATGGATCTCCCGCACCACGCGGTACGTGTACGCCACCTCGGGAGAGGCGAGGCCGGCCGAAGCGGAACCGAGCGCCATGGCCAGGCCGAAGCGGCGCGCGACCTGCGCGAGCTTGCGATTGATGTCGTACACTTCGTCGGCACCGCCCGTCATCGCGTTGATGATGATCGGCGATTCCAGGCGGATGCCGCAGAGCTGGGTGGCCAGGGACACGTCGTCCCAAGCCACCTCCGGCGCGGAGCAAGGCACGAGCGAGACGCACTCGAACCCGTTCGAGACGCCCGTCGGATCGCCGAGCGCTTGAACGGCATGCACGTGCTCGACCTTGCGCCGCTGCCGGACGTCTCGCGTCAACGTCATACGGCCTCCCTCTTTCCGTCCGCCAGGCCGCGTGTCGTCACGTGCCAACCCGATTCAGGGCGTGCGGCACCTGACCGGCTTGGCGCATGAGTTCCAGCGCGTCCTCCACGATGCCGTCCGCGTCGAGGCCCAGCCGATGCAGGACCTCGTCGCGGCCGCCGTGTTCCACAAAGTGATCCGGCACGCCCTTTCGGCGCATCGGCACCATGACGCCGCGATCCACGAGAAGCTCCGCGACGGCCGATCCCATGCCGCCCGCGAGCGACGCCTCCTCCACGGTGAGGATGGGTCGGCCCGTCTTCGCCAAGCTGAGAAGCAGCTCTTCGTCGAGCGGCTTCACGAAGCGCAGGTTCACGACCGTCGCCTCAACCTGATGCTTGGCGGCGAGGCGCTCTGCGGCCTTCATGGCCTCGGGCACCATGGGCCCAAGCGCCACGATGGTGAGATGCCGCCCTTCGCGCAGCACCTCGGCCTTCCCCCAGGGCAGCGCGTGCAGCGGTTCGTCCATGGGCACGCCGACGCCGTCCGCGCGCGGGTACCGCACGGCCACTGGTCCGTCGTGCTGCATGGCGGTGAACAGCATGTGCC from Alicyclobacillus acidocaldarius subsp. acidocaldarius DSM 446 carries:
- the hpnE gene encoding hydroxysqualene dehydroxylase HpnE encodes the protein MEQARDRIIVVGAGFAGVSAVHHLLCAGVPGERVLLLERAPHVGGRAFSFVDRESGHVLDNGQHVLLGCCTSFTRLLHQLTRHPGVRFQPLLSIPVYAHGRFCSIESRRLPGPLHLVPSLLRYAHVSLDGRLRIAQAAFAMLAARPGDLDAHSFRAFLERHGQTDEVIRFVWDLVGTAILNGHADDISAGLAVESFQIGFLRGPEPSRLGLFTRPLGDLAAEAVASLQARGVEVRRGRAVRVVADEAGVTSVRLADGSSLAARCVILAVPHDQVRSVLPDGAIDRAAWLGRARYSPILNVYLEYPRTVMDADVAASFAMGGMFVFNRGRLLGDAQLDGRLLSISISAADAYRSWDADEIAREVEAAVGEMFPTAREEGASWRKVVWQPKATFLAEPGLGLKRPGVRSRLRGLYLAGDWVDTGWPACLEGAVRSGELAAAAAREDGFA
- a CDS encoding phytoene/squalene synthase family protein; its protein translation is MNLALAYEYCARRTREAGSSFYYGMRMLPPAKRRAMYAIYAWSRLCDDAVDDHTGADAASHLATAERIYQAAYADDYLASSHPVVLALGDAVRRYGIPQEPFAHLIRGMRVDMAPVRLKSQADLDAYCDDVAGTVGLMCVHIFGFRDPRALDLARDMGRALQITNILRDLAEDLARDRVYLPEEEMERFGYSLADLAERRMTPAFFALMRAQAERAKAYYARAAELFSLVEPDSLRCLSMLYVMYRRLLDKIEARGFRVFDERISLSGSQKLRLVWGVLWNKRAIGSSS
- the hpnC gene encoding squalene synthase HpnC yields the protein MGSVPVELRGDFEVCRRLTRSHYENFSVVSLFVPRHLRPHFYSVYAFCRGVDDLGDEFAGDRMAALDAYEEELRRAFAGEATTPAFRALQFTIATCNLPMEPFLRLIEANRRDQRKHTYDTWEDLRDYCRYSADPVGRLVLGIFGCLDDERARLSDATCTALQVANHMQDIDRDLALGRIYVPRADLEQFGATLDDIRARRATDGVRRCIALEVDRAQALFDEGRRLESLVPPRLARQLKLYRLGGEAILAAIRRQGYNPFAGRPVVSGKQKLRIALSVLAGGAKGEGGSA
- the shc gene encoding squalene--hopene cyclase produces the protein MAEQLVEAPAYARTLDRAVEYLLSCQKDEGYWWGPLLSNVTMEAEYVLLCHILDRVDRDRMEKIRRYLLHEQREDGTWALYPGGPPDLDTTIEAYVALKYIGMSRDEEPMQKALRFIQSQGGIESSRVFTRMWLALVGEYPWEKVPMVPPEIMFLGKRMPLNIYEFGSWARATVVALSIVMSRQPVFPLPERARVPELYETDVPPRRRGAKGGGGWIFDALDRALHGYQKLSVHPFRRAAEIRALDWLLERQAGDGSWGGIQPPWFYALIALKILDMTQHPAFIKGWEGLELYGVELDYGGWMFQASISPVWDTGLAVLALRAAGLPADHDRLVKAGEWLLDRQITVPGDWAVKRPNLKPGGFAFQFDNVYYPDVDDTAVVVWALNTLRLPDERRRRDAMTKGFRWIVGMQSSNGGWGAYDVDNTSDLPNHIPFCDFGEVTDPPSEDVTAHVLECFGSFGYDDAWKVIRRAVEYLKREQKPDGSWFGRWGVNYLYGTGAVVSALKAVGIDTREPYIQKALDWVEQHQNPDGGWGEDCRSYEDPAYAGKGASTPSQTAWALMALIAGGRAESEAARRGVQYLVETQRPDGGWDEPYYTGTGFPGDFYLGYTMYRHVFPTLALGRYKQAIERR
- the hpnA gene encoding hopanoid-associated sugar epimerase — encoded protein: MLAFVTGGSGFVGYHVARVLVEHGHRVRALVRHPGRAPHLKALGVEMIQGDLATGDGLRAGIDGCDAVFHVAAHYSLDPHDDALMYAANVEGTRRVLQAVREAGGPRLVYTSSTAAVKLRHDGQPATEADGFNDPDRVVSTYKRTKVLAERLVMQAAAEGMDVVIVNPSTPVGPYDVKPTPTGRIVLDTMLGRMPGYVETGLNLVAVEDVAIGHLLAYERGRAGERYILGNRNMHFGELVRLIAELAGQKPPRLRIPFFAAMAYAVIDERVLAPLMKRPARAPVAGVRLAREPMYFDASKAVRELGLPQSPVEDALLRAIEWFRSAKMA
- a CDS encoding phosphorylase family protein → MVLRLVTTLVVTALGFERAAFHHLAHRPGWRVASTGVGPARAADGLARLIRADRPALVVGAGVCGALEPALRLGDLVLPAEAVAPEGARESLALDERLCQLARRFAEAHGGSAQIGGRIVSVERIASTPTDKRELARRFEALAVDQETFAWARVAREAGIPFVAVRVVLDEAGEPLASWRPSTWRSALRLPARALRARRTLRAFGREWPCWRS
- the hpnH gene encoding adenosyl-hopene transferase HpnH; protein product: MARQSFSATVDMVKYLAKNRIKGIKRYPMVLMLEPTELCNLTCTGCGKIRQSPDVLKMRMTAEDCFKAIDECGAPAVSIAGGEPLVHPEIVEIVNGMLERRKLVMLCTNGILLHRVLDKLKPHPNFTFVFHLDGKREHHDKMVERKGVFDIVMKGIKAAKERGFRVATNTTLYKGASAEDTAELLLELMDMGVDNCIVSPAFTYEEVDPSHSDIFLHRKEVHQLVRDIMARCGDRICFYDTPIYFDFLQGKRELRCTPWAMPNRNPKGWKGPCYLLTDEHYETFQEMMEKTNWDEFGYGENPRCASCMMHSGYEMAALKALTPRDTWRLVRWFFAS
- the fni gene encoding type 2 isopentenyl-diphosphate Delta-isomerase, encoding MTLTRDVRQRRKVEHVHAVQALGDPTGVSNGFECVSLVPCSAPEVAWDDVSLATQLCGIRLESPIIINAMTGGADEVYDINRKLAQVARRFGLAMALGSASAGLASPEVAYTYRVVREIHQDGVVIANVGMGTRLERARQAVELVRADLLQVHFNAAQELFMAEGDRDFRGALEALAEVARGVGVPVVAKEVGQGISAEDAIRFADAGVRAIDVGGLGGTNFITVEAWRRGAEIDDFWHRWGLPTAASLCEVAAAVGGRADVIASGGIRTALDVAKAMALGASAVGIAGPLVQLVTQPNGEEQLNRFIEDLHFGLRALLVLTGCRNFSDLRGKPVVILGWLREWLEARGLKAWMDARGRAPLGA